Proteins co-encoded in one Natronorubrum daqingense genomic window:
- the gltB gene encoding glutamate synthase large subunit: protein MPQPQIASSTERSQGLADPSDERSNCGVGVVMDLTGDGGHDVVADGLELLRNLEHRGTTGAEKNTGDGAGIMLQTPHAFFEDVLETTLPDIYAVGSLFLPQDDGAREEIVSIVEETLETYDLEVLEWRNVPTDNADLGATAVESEPDVRQLVVAPVDDIGSDDFDRRLYVGRRALETAVGESDIDGNDRFYVCSLDSDTIVYKGLLKGVQVPSYYSDLTDDRLESTFAMVHERFSTNTLGAWHLAHPYRNVIHNGEFNTIQGNINWMRARETDIESDVLDDLDAVKPIIDDPEQSDTASVDNALELLMQDGRDLEHALRMLVPEAWRGDDAMDQDRKDWYDFHASLVEPWDGPALVAATDGERVGAVLDRNGLRPCRYDVTTDDRLIMASEAGALEPEPEEIKERGRLQPGQLFLADPNEGRVIPDDEVFEDLTDDRYGEWVEQEQVSLEEIRTADDSEPRQPVDGLRDQQAAFGYTHDELENMIEPMTQKGKDPVGSMGDDTPLSVLTEFNRPLFSYFKQLFAQVTNPPLDYIREELVTSLESRLGYQRNLLTESPEHARQLVLDSPILTDVELESIRECEANDITAATIDITYERTSEVPGRDLEAALERVREDAVEAIESGHDVLVLSDRNVSADRAAIPSLLATGGVHHHLVRNGLRNHVGLVVESADPRTVHHFATLVGYGAGAVNPYLAYQTIDDLTAGPDGADTEVAIDAYVGALEDGLLKIMAKMGISTVESYQGAQIFEAVGLDSDLVAEYFEGTENRTEGIGLVEIEADVLERHDAAFAEDESTLDRQGEFEHRSDGITHQWNPQTVGALQQSVRSNDYERYQEFAELINDQQQDLQTLRGLLEFDSDRDSVPIEDVEPIKDIVQRFSTAAMSLGSLSPEAHENNSIAMNRIGGKSNSGEGGEPPERFDTERECNVKQVASGRFGVTSTYLSSADELQIKMAQGSKPGEGGHLPGEKVNEMIAHVRKSTPGVGLISPPPLHDIYSIEDLKQLIFDLKAANEEADINVKLVSEAGIGTVAAGVAKANADVVHISGHSGGTGASPRTSIKSAGLPWELGLAEANQMLCQTGLRGRIRVSADGGMKTGRDVAVAALLGAEEYIFGTSSLVTGGCVMARQCHKNTCPVGVATQREDLRKRFPGEPEHVINYMTFIAQELREIMAELGFQTIDEMIGHVEVLAQRENVEHPKARKVDLAAVLADPGSDVRRKIREQDHELEEQLDRDLIDAAANAIENEEPVTLETAVSNVDRTVGAMLSNRITSRYGEPGLPEDTITVDAEGTAGQSFGAFLASGVSMHLDGSANDYVGKGLSGGKITLRTPETATYDPAENIAIGNVALYGATDGELYVNGVAGERFAVRNSGAKAVVEGVGDHGCEYMTGGVVAVLGETGTNFAAGMSGGVAYVYDPDGEFADRANTGMVSLHDELEEKDEEMLRRLVENHVAYTGSERGELLLENWERTLEAFVKVMPEAYHEAITEQGSDDVRAELPGTPEAGIEAESANYAASDD from the coding sequence ATGCCACAGCCACAGATAGCGTCATCCACCGAGCGTTCACAGGGGCTCGCAGACCCTTCGGACGAGCGGTCGAACTGCGGCGTCGGCGTCGTCATGGACCTCACTGGGGACGGGGGTCACGACGTCGTCGCTGACGGACTCGAACTACTGCGGAATCTCGAACATCGAGGGACGACCGGCGCGGAGAAAAACACCGGCGACGGGGCAGGAATTATGCTCCAGACGCCTCACGCATTCTTCGAGGACGTTCTCGAGACGACGCTTCCCGACATCTATGCGGTCGGCTCGCTCTTTCTTCCACAAGACGACGGGGCACGCGAAGAAATCGTCTCGATCGTCGAAGAAACGCTCGAGACGTACGATCTCGAGGTCCTCGAATGGCGAAACGTTCCGACCGACAACGCCGACCTCGGCGCAACCGCCGTCGAATCCGAACCCGACGTCAGGCAACTCGTCGTCGCACCCGTAGACGATATCGGTAGCGACGATTTCGACCGACGCCTCTACGTCGGCCGGCGCGCACTCGAAACGGCGGTCGGCGAGAGCGATATCGACGGCAACGACCGATTCTACGTCTGCTCGCTCGATTCGGACACGATCGTCTACAAGGGCTTGCTCAAGGGAGTGCAGGTCCCCTCGTACTATTCAGATCTTACCGACGACCGTCTCGAATCGACGTTCGCGATGGTCCACGAGCGCTTCTCGACGAACACGCTCGGGGCCTGGCACCTCGCACACCCCTACCGAAACGTCATTCACAACGGCGAGTTCAACACCATTCAGGGCAACATCAACTGGATGCGCGCCCGCGAGACCGACATCGAGAGCGACGTTTTGGACGATCTCGACGCCGTTAAGCCGATTATCGACGATCCAGAACAATCCGACACCGCGAGCGTCGACAACGCGCTCGAACTCCTCATGCAGGACGGCCGGGACCTCGAGCACGCACTGCGAATGCTCGTTCCCGAAGCCTGGCGCGGTGACGACGCGATGGATCAAGATCGGAAGGACTGGTACGACTTCCACGCCTCGCTCGTCGAGCCGTGGGACGGTCCCGCACTCGTCGCGGCAACCGACGGCGAGCGCGTCGGTGCCGTCCTCGACCGAAACGGTCTCCGACCGTGTCGTTACGACGTGACGACCGACGACCGTCTGATCATGGCGAGCGAAGCCGGTGCACTCGAGCCCGAACCCGAGGAAATCAAAGAACGGGGGCGACTCCAGCCCGGCCAGTTGTTCCTCGCCGACCCGAACGAGGGACGCGTCATCCCCGACGACGAAGTCTTCGAGGACCTCACCGACGACCGCTACGGCGAGTGGGTCGAGCAAGAGCAAGTCTCACTCGAGGAAATTCGGACGGCCGACGACAGCGAACCTCGCCAGCCAGTCGATGGCCTGCGAGACCAGCAGGCCGCCTTCGGCTACACGCACGACGAACTCGAGAACATGATCGAGCCGATGACCCAGAAGGGTAAAGACCCCGTCGGGTCGATGGGCGACGACACGCCGTTGTCCGTGCTCACCGAATTCAACCGGCCGCTGTTTTCGTACTTCAAACAGCTCTTCGCACAGGTCACGAATCCGCCACTCGATTACATCCGCGAAGAACTCGTGACGAGTCTCGAGAGCCGACTCGGCTACCAGCGAAACCTGCTGACCGAATCGCCCGAGCACGCTCGCCAACTCGTCCTCGACTCGCCGATCCTGACGGACGTAGAACTCGAGTCGATCCGGGAGTGTGAGGCGAACGACATTACGGCCGCGACGATCGATATCACCTACGAACGGACGAGCGAGGTGCCCGGACGTGACCTCGAGGCTGCACTCGAGCGCGTCCGTGAAGACGCCGTCGAAGCCATCGAATCGGGACACGACGTGCTCGTATTGTCCGACCGAAACGTCTCCGCGGACCGAGCGGCGATTCCGAGCCTGCTCGCGACCGGTGGCGTTCACCACCACCTCGTGCGCAACGGCCTGCGAAATCACGTCGGACTCGTCGTCGAGTCCGCCGACCCCCGAACCGTCCACCACTTCGCGACGCTCGTCGGCTACGGCGCTGGGGCGGTCAACCCGTACCTCGCCTACCAGACGATCGACGACCTCACCGCCGGCCCCGACGGCGCGGATACCGAAGTCGCCATCGACGCCTACGTCGGTGCGCTCGAGGACGGCCTGTTGAAGATCATGGCCAAGATGGGCATCTCGACGGTCGAGAGCTACCAGGGCGCACAGATCTTCGAGGCCGTCGGACTCGACTCTGACCTCGTCGCCGAATACTTCGAGGGAACCGAAAACCGAACCGAGGGGATCGGACTCGTCGAAATCGAGGCAGATGTCCTCGAGCGCCACGACGCGGCATTCGCCGAGGACGAGTCTACCCTCGACCGACAGGGCGAGTTCGAACACCGATCCGATGGTATCACTCACCAGTGGAATCCACAGACCGTCGGCGCGCTCCAACAGTCCGTGCGCTCGAACGACTACGAGCGCTACCAGGAGTTCGCCGAACTCATCAACGACCAACAACAGGACCTCCAGACGCTTCGTGGATTACTCGAGTTCGATTCCGATCGAGACTCGGTCCCCATCGAAGACGTCGAGCCGATCAAGGACATCGTCCAGCGCTTCTCGACGGCGGCGATGAGTCTCGGCTCGCTCTCACCGGAAGCCCACGAGAACAACTCGATCGCGATGAACCGCATCGGCGGCAAGTCCAACTCCGGTGAGGGCGGAGAGCCACCGGAACGCTTCGACACCGAACGCGAGTGCAACGTCAAGCAAGTCGCCTCCGGGCGATTCGGCGTCACCTCGACGTACCTCTCCTCGGCGGACGAACTCCAGATCAAGATGGCCCAGGGTTCCAAGCCCGGCGAAGGTGGCCATCTCCCTGGCGAGAAGGTCAACGAGATGATTGCGCACGTCCGGAAGTCGACGCCTGGCGTCGGTCTCATCTCGCCGCCGCCGCTGCACGATATCTACTCGATCGAGGACCTCAAACAGCTAATCTTCGATCTGAAAGCGGCAAACGAGGAGGCGGACATCAACGTCAAACTCGTCTCCGAGGCCGGCATCGGTACGGTTGCCGCCGGCGTCGCGAAGGCGAACGCCGACGTGGTCCACATCTCGGGTCACTCCGGGGGTACTGGGGCCTCTCCGCGGACCTCGATCAAGAGCGCTGGGCTCCCCTGGGAGCTCGGCCTCGCGGAAGCCAACCAGATGCTCTGTCAGACCGGCCTTCGCGGCCGCATTCGCGTCTCCGCGGACGGCGGGATGAAGACCGGACGGGACGTCGCGGTCGCCGCGTTGCTCGGTGCCGAGGAGTACATTTTCGGGACGTCCTCGCTCGTTACGGGTGGCTGCGTGATGGCTCGGCAGTGTCACAAGAATACCTGCCCGGTCGGCGTCGCGACCCAGCGCGAGGACCTGCGCAAACGGTTCCCCGGCGAACCCGAACACGTCATCAACTACATGACGTTCATCGCCCAGGAACTGCGCGAGATTATGGCCGAACTCGGATTCCAAACGATCGACGAAATGATCGGCCACGTCGAGGTGCTCGCCCAACGCGAGAACGTCGAGCACCCGAAAGCGCGCAAGGTCGACCTCGCTGCGGTCCTCGCAGATCCCGGCAGCGACGTGCGCCGGAAGATCCGCGAGCAAGATCACGAACTCGAGGAGCAACTCGATCGCGACCTCATCGATGCGGCAGCGAACGCGATCGAAAACGAGGAGCCAGTGACGCTCGAGACAGCGGTTTCGAACGTCGATCGAACTGTCGGCGCGATGCTCTCCAATCGCATCACGAGTCGGTACGGTGAGCCCGGATTGCCAGAGGATACGATCACGGTCGACGCGGAGGGGACGGCCGGACAGAGTTTCGGTGCGTTCCTCGCGAGTGGCGTCTCAATGCACTTAGACGGCAGTGCGAACGACTACGTCGGCAAGGGCCTCTCCGGCGGAAAGATCACCCTCCGAACGCCGGAGACGGCGACCTACGATCCGGCAGAAAACATTGCGATCGGGAACGTCGCACTGTACGGTGCGACCGACGGCGAATTATACGTCAACGGCGTCGCCGGCGAGCGATTCGCGGTCCGCAACTCGGGGGCCAAAGCCGTCGTCGAAGGCGTCGGCGATCACGGCTGTGAGTACATGACCGGCGGCGTCGTCGCCGTGTTGGGCGAAACGGGCACGAACTTCGCGGCCGGCATGTCCGGCGGCGTTGCCTACGTCTACGACCCCGACGGCGAGTTCGCCGACCGCGCGAACACTGGGATGGTTTCGCTCCACGACGAACTCGAGGAGAAAGACGAGGAGATGCTGCGTCGCCTGGTCGAGAACCACGTCGCCTACACCGGTTCCGAGCGGGGCGAACTCCTCCTCGAGAACTGGGAGCGCACGCTCGAGGCCTTCGTGAAGGTCATGCCAGAAGCCTACCACGAGGCGATTACCGAGCAGGGAAGTGACGACGTTCGCGCCGAACTGCCTGGCACGCCCGAGGCCGGAATCGAAGCCGAGTCGGCTAATTACGCTGCGAGCGACGACTGA
- a CDS encoding mechanosensitive ion channel family protein translates to MTSLTSQSIVGNDGIPDGIAPDWVLALVVLLVGWYGSKLLVRAGRPYVVERMRRRSVAEIGLRIARAVVMLAAVFVILGIFGVELSDLLLSVTILSVVVGVILTPVASDLVGGLFVLANRPYEVGDMIELVDQEASGHVVDVTLRYTKIRTLENTFLVVPNSTIRERDVVNLSADDERSRVSIEFVVTYEGDLEEARTLLEEAAEEIDGVIEGGPGIAMGSTKYPVRPTAFIESFADHGVKLELNFWVERPYLPRVMRSKIHEAVWERLEDADVEIAYPHTHLVFDETSGTAQVAVDRAHGEIPSDTGSIDEQTAD, encoded by the coding sequence ATGACGTCTCTGACATCGCAATCGATCGTCGGAAACGATGGGATTCCCGACGGAATCGCACCCGATTGGGTACTCGCACTCGTCGTCCTGTTGGTGGGTTGGTACGGTTCGAAACTGCTCGTTCGCGCGGGCCGACCGTACGTCGTCGAACGGATGCGGCGTCGGTCGGTCGCGGAGATTGGGTTACGAATAGCGCGCGCTGTCGTGATGCTCGCCGCCGTCTTCGTAATTCTGGGCATCTTCGGCGTCGAACTCTCCGATCTCTTGCTCTCGGTGACGATCCTCTCGGTCGTCGTCGGCGTCATCCTCACACCCGTCGCGAGCGATCTCGTCGGCGGCCTGTTCGTCCTCGCGAATCGACCGTACGAAGTCGGCGACATGATCGAGCTCGTCGACCAGGAGGCGAGCGGTCACGTCGTCGACGTCACGCTACGCTACACGAAGATTCGGACGCTCGAGAACACGTTCCTCGTCGTGCCGAACTCGACGATTCGTGAGCGTGACGTGGTCAACCTCTCGGCCGACGACGAACGGAGCCGAGTCTCGATCGAGTTCGTCGTCACCTACGAGGGTGACCTCGAGGAGGCGCGGACGCTGCTCGAAGAGGCCGCGGAAGAGATCGACGGCGTCATCGAGGGCGGTCCGGGGATCGCGATGGGATCGACGAAGTACCCCGTTCGTCCGACGGCGTTCATCGAGTCGTTTGCCGATCACGGCGTCAAACTCGAACTCAACTTCTGGGTCGAGCGCCCCTATCTGCCGCGCGTGATGCGCTCGAAGATCCACGAAGCCGTCTGGGAACGCCTCGAGGACGCGGACGTCGAGATTGCGTATCCCCACACGCACCTCGTGTTCGACGAGACGAGCGGGACGGCACAGGTCGCCGTCGACCGCGCACACGGTGAGATTCCGTCCGACACGGGCTCGATTGACGAGCAAACTGCGGATTGA
- a CDS encoding peroxidase-related enzyme (This protein belongs to a clade of uncharacterized proteins related to peroxidases such as the alkylhydroperoxidase AhpD.): MSEHAVDDPVLNDDAMARFPVPDLENLPNDLRERIEDETERAGFTPNVFAAMAYKPSHFRAFFEYHDALVEDTALEREEIEMLVVAVSGVNHCYYCNVAHGALVRIYADDPLLADQLVANYRTADISDTHRTMLDVAVKLTERPTDVERADLEALREAGFSEEAIWDIGAVTAFYNLSNRLAMFAEMRPNEEFHTLGRE; this comes from the coding sequence ATGTCCGAACACGCTGTCGACGATCCGGTACTGAACGACGACGCGATGGCCCGGTTCCCCGTTCCCGACCTCGAGAACCTCCCGAACGACCTCCGCGAGCGCATCGAAGACGAGACGGAGCGTGCGGGATTCACGCCGAACGTCTTCGCCGCGATGGCGTACAAGCCCTCACACTTTCGGGCCTTTTTCGAGTACCACGACGCGCTCGTCGAGGACACCGCCCTCGAGCGCGAGGAGATAGAGATGCTCGTCGTCGCCGTCTCCGGCGTCAACCACTGTTACTACTGTAACGTGGCTCACGGCGCGCTCGTCCGAATCTACGCTGACGACCCGCTGTTGGCCGATCAACTCGTGGCGAACTACCGAACCGCAGATATCAGCGATACCCACCGAACGATGTTAGACGTCGCCGTGAAACTCACCGAACGGCCGACCGACGTCGAGCGAGCGGATCTCGAGGCCCTTCGCGAGGCGGGATTCAGCGAGGAGGCGATCTGGGATATCGGTGCCGTCACGGCTTTCTACAACCTGAGCAATCGACTAGCGATGTTCGCGGAGATGCGACCGAACGAGGAGTTTCACACGCTGGGGCGAGAGTAA
- a CDS encoding NAD(P)-dependent glycerol-1-phosphate dehydrogenase produces the protein MFEKSTWIRLPRNVVVGHGVIDQVVDVVDELHLQGRPLFVTSPTPREVAADPIAAQFEAAGIDPVIVTVETASFDAVERIIETAEAEEVTYLVGIGGGKAIDIAKMASHHLEMGFCSVPTAASHDGIVSNRGSVPDGDTRHSVAAKPPLAVVADTSVLAQAPWELTTAGCADIISNYTAVMDWRLAKRLKDVEYSEYAAALSEMTAEILVGNADLVRPGLEESAWIVSKALMSSGVAMSIADSSRPASGAEHLFSHQLDRLEPDAALHGHQVGVGSIMTAYLHGGEDGIWRDIHDALDSIDAPTTAAELGIDDETVLEALTTCHEIRDRYTVLGDGMNERAAREVATVTGVIE, from the coding sequence ATGTTCGAGAAGTCGACGTGGATTCGCCTACCGCGAAACGTCGTCGTCGGTCACGGCGTCATCGATCAGGTCGTCGACGTCGTCGACGAGTTACACCTGCAGGGTCGCCCGCTGTTCGTCACGAGTCCGACCCCGCGCGAGGTCGCGGCGGATCCGATCGCCGCGCAGTTCGAAGCTGCAGGCATCGATCCGGTGATCGTCACGGTCGAGACGGCGTCGTTCGACGCCGTCGAGCGCATTATCGAGACGGCCGAGGCGGAGGAGGTGACGTACCTCGTCGGGATCGGCGGCGGGAAGGCGATCGATATCGCCAAGATGGCGAGTCACCACCTCGAGATGGGCTTTTGTTCGGTGCCGACGGCGGCCAGTCACGACGGAATCGTGAGCAATCGCGGCTCGGTTCCGGACGGCGATACGCGCCACAGCGTCGCAGCGAAGCCGCCACTGGCGGTCGTCGCAGACACGAGCGTGCTGGCGCAGGCACCGTGGGAGTTGACGACGGCGGGGTGTGCCGACATCATCTCGAATTACACCGCGGTGATGGACTGGCGGCTGGCGAAGCGACTCAAGGACGTCGAGTACTCCGAGTACGCCGCGGCACTGTCAGAGATGACGGCCGAAATCCTCGTCGGAAACGCCGACCTCGTCCGCCCCGGCCTCGAGGAGTCGGCGTGGATCGTGAGCAAGGCGCTGATGTCCTCGGGCGTCGCGATGAGTATCGCGGATTCCTCGAGACCGGCAAGCGGTGCAGAGCACCTCTTCTCACACCAACTCGATCGATTGGAGCCAGACGCGGCGCTCCACGGCCATCAGGTCGGCGTCGGGTCGATCATGACGGCGTACCTCCACGGCGGCGAAGACGGCATCTGGCGAGACATTCACGACGCACTCGACAGCATCGACGCGCCGACGACGGCGGCGGAACTCGGCATCGACGACGAGACCGTTCTCGAGGCGCTGACGACCTGTCACGAGATTCGCGATCGCTACACGGTACTGGGCGACGGGATGAACGAGCGAGCGGCACGCGAAGTCGCGACGGTGACGGGAGTAATCGAGTGA
- a CDS encoding lysylphosphatidylglycerol synthase transmembrane domain-containing protein, protein MRRWRAAAGFAVAVAVVALFVYGVGWDEVLENIQDAHPGALAGAFLTGLAMLAFRAGVVKRLLDPIDGAARGRGFVSAFLSGYFARSALPWGRSTGTPVMAYLLATSSDSEFEDNLAVVAVGEAFNFFASLVVAGVGFGMLALTVGTTETVTTSIAVASGSTVLAVGIFIVALNRGLARTLSLSLASWIESIVEKLPRVPTIEGTLTDRIDGFFRTLEVLQASRRTLAVAIAIAIVGWVFNALPLYFSLLALGVDTPVAVALLCAPLASLGGIVPLPGGTGGIEVVLASLLVGVVGIAGDTATAAAILYRVTTYWLHLGIGGIAAIHLTISGPKGTWMEEY, encoded by the coding sequence ATGCGCCGCTGGCGTGCGGCAGCCGGGTTCGCCGTCGCCGTGGCGGTAGTCGCACTCTTCGTCTACGGCGTCGGCTGGGACGAGGTCCTCGAGAACATTCAGGACGCCCACCCTGGCGCACTCGCAGGGGCGTTTCTCACCGGCCTCGCCATGCTCGCTTTCCGGGCCGGCGTCGTCAAGCGCCTGCTCGATCCCATCGACGGCGCCGCTCGAGGCCGTGGCTTCGTGAGCGCGTTTCTCTCGGGATACTTCGCGCGAAGCGCGCTGCCGTGGGGTCGGTCGACTGGAACCCCGGTGATGGCGTACCTGCTCGCGACGAGCTCCGACTCGGAGTTCGAGGACAACCTCGCGGTCGTCGCCGTCGGGGAAGCGTTCAACTTTTTCGCCAGTCTTGTCGTCGCGGGCGTCGGCTTCGGAATGCTCGCGCTCACGGTCGGGACGACCGAGACGGTCACGACGAGTATCGCCGTCGCAAGCGGGAGCACCGTCCTCGCCGTCGGTATTTTCATCGTCGCGCTCAATCGCGGCCTGGCTCGAACGCTCTCGCTTTCGCTCGCTTCCTGGATCGAATCGATCGTCGAGAAACTCCCTCGAGTGCCGACTATCGAGGGAACGTTGACGGACCGAATCGACGGCTTCTTCCGGACGCTCGAGGTGCTGCAGGCGTCTCGTCGAACGCTCGCTGTGGCTATCGCTATCGCCATCGTTGGGTGGGTGTTCAACGCGTTGCCGCTTTACTTCTCGTTGCTCGCACTCGGCGTCGACACACCGGTCGCGGTCGCCCTTCTCTGTGCGCCCCTCGCCTCGTTAGGCGGTATCGTGCCCCTTCCCGGCGGAACCGGCGGAATCGAAGTCGTCCTCGCAAGCTTGCTCGTCGGGGTCGTTGGCATCGCCGGCGATACGGCGACTGCCGCGGCGATTCTCTACCGAGTAACGACGTACTGGCTCCACCTCGGGATCGGCGGAATCGCTGCGATCCACCTCACGATTTCCGGCCCGAAGGGGACCTGGATGGAGGAGTACTGA
- the yqeC gene encoding selenium cofactor biosynthesis protein YqeC, which translates to MDLVEALHAEGNTTCVVGAGGKKSTLYALAERLERAIVTATVRIPPFEEHVTEVRVTEQPLEALESNVEWPIGLVRAQERSDRYRGYEPALVDDLVAEIDDEVSIVVKADGARTRWFKAPADDEPQLPATADVVVPIVSAKIVGEPLDEEHVHRPERVEAVTGLERGEEISTTDVATVLSSDRGGFRDVPDEATVIPVINMVDDSTLEDTAREIAAEVHDRRDVSQVVLTCLLEEEPVVAVV; encoded by the coding sequence ATGGATCTCGTCGAGGCACTGCACGCCGAAGGGAACACGACGTGCGTCGTCGGCGCGGGGGGGAAGAAGTCGACGCTCTACGCACTCGCCGAGCGACTCGAGCGAGCGATCGTCACCGCGACGGTTCGAATTCCGCCGTTCGAAGAACACGTCACGGAGGTCAGAGTGACCGAGCAGCCACTCGAGGCGCTCGAGTCGAACGTCGAGTGGCCGATCGGACTCGTGCGAGCACAAGAGCGTTCGGATCGGTACCGCGGCTACGAGCCAGCACTGGTCGACGACCTCGTCGCTGAGATCGACGACGAGGTGAGCATCGTCGTCAAAGCCGACGGTGCACGAACGCGATGGTTCAAGGCACCCGCGGACGACGAGCCCCAGCTACCGGCGACGGCCGACGTCGTCGTTCCGATCGTGAGTGCGAAAATCGTCGGCGAACCCCTCGACGAGGAACACGTTCACCGACCCGAGCGCGTCGAGGCGGTCACTGGACTCGAGCGAGGCGAGGAAATTTCGACGACGGACGTCGCAACCGTCCTCTCGAGCGATCGGGGCGGGTTCCGTGACGTTCCAGATGAGGCGACGGTGATTCCGGTGATCAACATGGTCGACGATTCGACACTCGAGGACACCGCACGGGAGATTGCTGCCGAGGTACACGATCGACGGGACGTTTCGCAGGTCGTGTTGACGTGTCTCCTCGAGGAGGAACCCGTCGTGGCCGTCGTCTGA